The segment TTCCTCCGTCGATATTTGGCATCAACGTTATAACTTCGCGTCGTTTTACGCTTGCAAATGAATCGCATCGATCTCTTATCGTCGTTGTTTTCGACCATGCCCGATCTGGAACTGGCAGACGTGCTGGATCTGCGTGCGTTGGAAGCAGAAGTCAGGCTGGAGCTGCCTCGAGGGATCGGGGCAGAGCTGATGACGGCTTTGGGCGAGCTACCTCGCTTGAGCGTAGTCGATTGTGATTGTCGCGACGTCGTCAGGGCCCAACTGTCGAAGCCGCTGAGTGAGCTTGAGCGAAAGCAACTTGTCGACTCACTCATGCAGTTCGCACCCTGGCGGAAAGGCCCATTCCAGATTGGCGATGTTTTGATCGATGCCGAGTGGCGATCAGATTGGAAATGGGACCGCGTCGTGACGCATCTGCCGACTTTGACCAATCAACGTGTGCTTGACGTTGGTTGTGGAAACGGATACTACCTGTATCGACTCGCCGCGCAGTGCCCGCAAGTGGTGGCGGGTATCGATCCTTACGCTCGTTACTTATTTCAATTTGTCGCCTTGCAGCAGTACATGCAGATCGAAAATATCCGCTTTCTACCCGTTTCGCTGGATCGGCTCCCCGACTTGAAGCAGTACTTTGATGTCTTGCTTTGCATGGGGGTGCTCTATCATCAACGTTCCCCCCTGGATTTTCTGGCCCAATTGGCTGGCTATTTGCGGCCGGGCGGGAGCCTAGTGATTGAGACGTTGACGATTCCCGGAGACGATTCGATCGCCCTTTTTCCAGCTTCCCGCTACGCGAAAA is part of the Pirellulaceae bacterium genome and harbors:
- the cmoB gene encoding tRNA 5-methoxyuridine(34)/uridine 5-oxyacetic acid(34) synthase CmoB codes for the protein MNRIDLLSSLFSTMPDLELADVLDLRALEAEVRLELPRGIGAELMTALGELPRLSVVDCDCRDVVRAQLSKPLSELERKQLVDSLMQFAPWRKGPFQIGDVLIDAEWRSDWKWDRVVTHLPTLTNQRVLDVGCGNGYYLYRLAAQCPQVVAGIDPYARYLFQFVALQQYMQIENIRFLPVSLDRLPDLKQYFDVLLCMGVLYHQRSPLDFLAQLAGYLRPGGSLVIETLTIPGDDSIALFPASRYAKMRNCFFLPTSNCLQGWLSRAGFSDLRVVDEMVTTVAEQRSTTWMQFDSLSDFLDPSDAARTLEGHPAPQRTIVVATR